The genomic DNA ATTAAAAAGGACGTTAGTGAACAGGAATATGCGGTGATTAGTGAAAATTTAGCGAAACTTCCAGGGGTAGACGCATCAGTTGATTGGGAGAGAATCTATGTAAATGATGGTCTATTTCGTTCCGTTCTTGGTAACGTTTCAAATGCTGATGAAGGATTGCCACGTGAAAGATTAGATTATTATTTAGTGCGTGATTATAGCCGAAATGATAGGGTCGGCAAAAGTTATATCGAACAGCAATACGAAGATGTACTTCATGGTACGAAAAAAGAAGTAAGAAGCATTGCTGATAAACAAGGCAATACAATGAGAACGGAAACGGTTTCGGAAGGAAAAAGCGGTAAAAATTTAACTTTAACCATAGATATGGAATTGCAAAAAAAAGTAGAGGAGAGTATAGAAAAAATATTAAAACAATATAAAGGATCAGAATCAATGTTAGACCGTGCTTTCGTAGTGATGATGAATCCTAAAAATGGCCAAGTATTATCAATGGCTGGGAAAAGGCTTGTAGAAAAAGATGGGAAAATGGAAGTAGAAGATTATGCTTTAGGCACGCTGACAAGTTCATATGAGCTTGGATCAACGGTTAAAGGTGCGACAGTGTTAACAGGGTTTGAAACAAATGCAATAACTCCTGGAACACATTTTTATGATGCACCTATGAAGTTTAAAGGAACTAAGGAAAAGAAGTCTTGGAAAAATTTTGGTGATATAGACGATCTAAGAGCGTTACAAGTTTCTTCAAACGTTTATATGTTTAATATAGCATTAAAAATTGCTGGTGTGGATTATGTGAAAAATAGTTCACTAGATATTAAACAAGAATATTTTGATAAAATGAGATATTATTTCAGGCAATTTGGACTAGGCGTACAAACTGGTATTGATTTACCGAATGAAACTGCAGGACAAATTGGAAGAAAAGATAATCAGCCTGGTTTCTTATTAGATTATTCTATTGGACAATATGATACATATACACCACTTCAGCTTGCACAATATATTTCGACTATCGCAAATGGAGGGTATCGAATGAAACCACAAATTGTTCAAGAGATTAGAGAACAAACCGTTCAAAAAGATGAGGTTGGTAAAGTAGTACAATCAATAGAACCCGTTGTTTTAAATAGAATCGATATGAAACAAGAATATATTAATCAAGTAAAAGAAGGATTTAGAAAAGTATTTCAAGAAGGAGATGGAACGGGAGTAAGAGCGTTCCAAAAAGCACCATATAAACCAGCTGGTAAAACAGGGACCGCACAAACTGTATATGGTGGAGAAAATGAAATTGGGCGAAATGCGAAAGGCGATCGTAGAGAATGTTATAACTTAACATTAGCTGGATATGCGCCATATGATGATCCAGAAGTAGCATTTTCTGTTGTAGTACCGTGGGTTGAAAATGATAAATCGGGCATTAACTCCGATATTGGAAAAGAAGTTTTAGATGCTTATTTTGATTTGAAAAATAAGCGATTAACTGGTGAAGCGCCAAAAACAGATGCCTCTAAAGAGAATTAAAATGGACGAAACGTCTCTAGCATTCATGTGAACTAGAGGCGTTTTTATCTGGGAATAGATTAGAAATGAGGTATATATGAAGCCGTTTATTCTAAAATATTGGAGGAACATATGTAGCTACATCTTAATTATAATAGGGGTTATTTTTATTAATAAGTCATTTTTATTTTGTATGGTAGAAGGAATTTCGATGCAACCTACTTTGAATGAAAAAGATTATATACTTGTTAATAAGGTAAACGTCTGTTTATCGTCTTTTCATCATGGAGATGTTGTCATTATAAAAAAAGAAGACGAGCCTACTTACTATGTGAAACGAATTATTGGATTATCGGGGGATAACATACAACTAAAAGAGGATGAGGTATTTATTAACGGTAAAAAGCGTGATGAATCGTATATACATTTAGATATGTCACAAGTATCCAATCGTTTTTCAAATTTGAGAGAAATAAAAGTTCCTACGCATAAATTATTTGTGTTAGGGGATAATCGTAATCATAGTAAAGATAGTAGGAATACACTTGGACTTATTGATGAGTCAAATATAATAGGTAAAGTAGAAATGGTATTTTATCCATTTGATCATATAAAATGGATAAAATAATTCTATTAACTATTCACGTTTTATAAAATAAATCATATATTGATAGCATAGGACAAGCAGAGAAGCTTGTTCTAACCTCACAGAACACTCCTTATCACGGTTAGGCATCTACATAGGTAGATGCTTTTTTTATGTTGATGACTGAAAATTATTTATCAACATAATGTAGCAAGCATTTTAGGACTATTAGGGGACGATTACATGTACAAATAACAGTATGCTTTAATTAAAACAGTGAAATGTAAGGAGTGAGGAATAAGTGCTAAATATTTTAGTAGTTAATTTTCCAGCAGAGGGACATGTAAACCCTACATTAAATTTAGTGAAAGCCTTTACTGAACGAGGGGATAACGTACATTATATTACAACTGCAAACTTTAAAGATAGGATTGAAGATTTAGGAGCTACTGTACATACACATCCGGATCTATTAAAGGAGATTTCTATTGATGCTGAAACCTCATCTGGGTTAAATGCTTTCTTTCATGTGCATGTTCAAACTTCTTTATATATATTAGAAATTACGAAACAATTAAGTGAAAGCATAAATTTTGATTTCGTAATTTATGATATATTTGGTGCGGGAGAGTTAGTAAAGGAGTATTTACAAGTTCCAGGTGTAGTGTCCTCGCCCATATTTTTAATTCCTTCAGAGTTTTTGAAGACATTACCTTTTCATTCAAATGCAGATATACCATTCCAACCAGAGGAGATCTCTGAAAAATTACTAAACCAGATGGAACATGAATTTGGAGTAAAACCAAAGAATAATCTTCAATTTATGAATAATAAGGGTGATGTTTGTCTCGTATACACAAGTCGTTATTTCCAACCTAATAGCGAATCGTTCGGAGAAAATAACATTTTTATTGGACCGAGTATTTCAAAGCGTAAAACAAATATAAAGTTTCCACTGGAATCACTTAAAGAGAAGAAAGTTATTTATATTTCAATGGGAACACTGCTTGAAGGACTCGAACCATTCTTTAATACTTGTATTGATACTTTTTCAGATTTTGATGGGATAGTTGTAATGGCAATTGGTGATAGAAATGATATTTCTAAAATTAAGAAAGCACCAGATAATTTTATAATTGCTCCATACGTACCTCAATCAGAAATATTAAATGAAGCGGATGTTTTTATTACACATGGCGGCATGAATAGCGTACACGATGCCATTCATTATAATGTCCCATTTGTAATAATACCGCATGATAAAGATCAGCCTATGATAGCGCAAAGATTAACTGAACTGGAAGCAGCGCGTAGACTATTGAAAGAACATGTTAATGTGCACACTTTAAAAGAGGCTGTAACAGATGTTCTTTCAAACGAAAAGTATAAGCATGGTATACGAAAACTTAATGATAGCTTTTTAGAATGTGGTGGTTCAAAAGAAGTAATTGCAGTTATTGAATCTCTTTTAAATAAAGTGAAACTTTAATCGTTGGGGGTTTTACTGCCCGTAAATAGCGGGGGAAATAGTCGTAACTATATACAAGCATAGAGGTTCGTACCTTTATGCTTGTATATTCTTATCCAGCAAATTGCACAGCAGTATTTGCATGTAAAAAAGCAGTATCAAAAACGGGAACAGTAAGATCATTTTGGGAGATGAGTAAAGGTATTTCAGTACAGCCTAATAGTATACCTTCAGCGCCGTTTTGAATTAATGACTTTGTAATTTGTAATAGCTTTTCTTTAGATGCTTCTGAAATGATCCCTTTACTTAATTCATCTAATATGACATGATGGATAACTGTTCTTTCCTCTTCATTTGGGATAATTGTCTCAATGTTATATTTCGCTAATCGTGATTTATAGAAATCTTGCTCCATCGTTTGTTTTGTTCCTAATAGTCCGATACGTTTTATATTTTGTTTTACCATTTCTTTAGCACTTACATCGCCAATGTGAAGAAGCGGGATAGAGATTGCTTGTTCTACTTCTTCGGCAAATAGATGTACAGTATTTGAACACATTAATAAACAGTCAGCCCCAGATTTTTCAACCTTCTTTGCAACCGTGACTAGTTCATTTTTTACTTCTTCATATTGATGGTTTTGTAATAAAGTAGTTACTTCTCCAAAGTCCATACTATATAAAACTAGCTTCGCATTTTGATCGTATTGAGAGAGTGTAAGTGTATTAATATGTTTATAGTATAATGATGTAGATTCCCAACTTAATCCCCCAATTAAACCAATAACTTTCATAATGCATTCCTCCCGAAACGATTTTGAATTTATTATTTCATAATTCCGATAAGAATACAATGATTTAAAAGTACTATTTAACGAAAAATAAAAATAGTTAGAAAAGTATTGAAATTTATGCTTTTTAGTGCCATAATACGAATTACAAATTAATACTTATCCAGAGAGGTGGAGGGAACGGCCCTAAGAAACCTCAGCAACCCCTATGCAATTTTATAGGAAGGTGCTAATTCCGCAGAGGACACGATGTGTTTTTTGAAAGATAAGAGGATTCTTGAACGTGAAAGAAAATGACCTCTTATGTAAGAGGTCATTTTTTTGTTGTATAGAAAGGAAGTGTCGATGCATAATTCATTTTTAAAATAAATATAGAATAATAAAAGTTGACCAATATGAGAGGGGAATTGTAATGAATAAATTATCAACAAAGTTAGTAGTAGCAATCGGGATTGGAGCAGCCTTATACGGGATATTAGGACTTTGGGGATTTTCTATTGCACCGAATACATTTATTAAACCAGCATTAGCTATATTAACTGTTTTTGGAGCATTATTTGGTCCAGTGGCAGGACTCTTAATCGGACTTATCGGTCATACCGTAACAGATACGATTGCTGGCTGGGGGATTTGGTGGGGCTGGGTTATTAGTTCAGGGATTATTGGTTTTTCAATGGGTCTTATTCAAAAAAGAGTTGGTTTTAGTGTGAAAAACGGTTCATTTAACAAGGGAGATATTTCTTATTTAGCAATTACTGGGTTAGTTGGTATTGTCATTGCTATTATATTTGCTGGGGCATTCGATATTATTGTGATGGGAGAACCATTTGACAAAATTGTTATACAAGTATTAGGAGCAACAATTTCCGATGTTATCGTATTCTTAGTTCTTGGATTGCCACTTACAATTGGCTTGGCGAAATCCAATAAGAAACATGCACATTTAAAAATTGAAAAGTAGGGATGTTAACATGCAACCAATTATTTCGTTTGAACAATTCACCTTTCAATACGGGCATGCTGCGCAGCCTACTTTAAGTGATATTACCTTTCATATATACCCTGGGGAAAAAGTGCTAATTGCTGGACGAAGTGGTTCAGGAAAGTCGACATTAGCTCATTGTATCAATGGGCTAATTCCATTTTCTTATGAAGGGATTAGTACAGGTAACGTATTAATTGCCGGTAAAGACCCGAGGGAAGGCAGTATTTTTGAACAGAGTAAACATGTGGGAACAATTTTGCAAGATCAAGATGCTCAATTTATTGGTATGACAGTAGAAGAAGATGTAGCTTTTTATTTAGAAAATGAATGTGTAAATCAAGAGGATATGAAAAAGATTGTTTCGGACTCATTAAGAAAGGTGAAGATGCATACGTTTCATAAACAAAGTCCACATGAATTATCAGGAGGTCAAAAACAAACAGTTTCTCTTGCTGGTTTATTAACAACAAATGCGGATATATTATTGTTCGATGAACCGTTAGCGAACTTAGATCCGCTAAGCGCCTTACATACGATAGAACTTATGAAAGATATACATGAGCAATATAATAAAACGATTGTTATTATCGAACATAGAATAGAAGAAATTTTAAAGCTGGATTTAGACAAAGTTATATTAATTGATGAAGGTAAAGTCATTGCAATAGGAACACCAAAAGAAATCTTAGCGTCAAATATATTACCATGTATTGGCTTAAGAGAGCCTATTTACATCGAAGCATTAAAGAGATTACATTTTGATAGTAATAATGACGTAATATATCCAATGGAAAACCTTCAAAAGGAAAAGGTAAGCAACGTTATAAGAGAGTGGATGGAGAAACAAGTCATATTAAAAGGTAATACTAAAAACAAGGAATTACTTAAAGTGGAGAATTTATCATTTTCATACCCTAATAAACAAAAAGTATTAGAAAATGTAAACCTTTCAATATATGAAGGAGAAATTGTGGCACTGTTGGGACATAATGGAGCAGGGAAATCAACATTAGCTCATAGTCTTATAGGCATAAACAAAATGAAAAATGGGGAAATCTTGTTAGAGGGTGAAGATATTAGTTCTTGGTCTATTCGTAAACGTGGGGAAACCATATCTTACGTGATGCAAAATCCAAATCATATGATTACACAGCCCACTGTTTTTGAAGAAGTTTCATTTACATTAAAATTAAATAATTTTTCTAAGGAAGAAATTAAGAATAGAGTAGAAGAAACTTTAAAAATTTGTGGTTTATATCCATTTCGTAATTGGCCAATTCAAGCGCTAAGCTATGGGCAAAAAAAGAGAGTAACAATCGCATCTGTATTAACAATAGATCCCAAGCTTATCATATTAGATGAACCGACAGCGGGACAAGATTATTATCATTATAAACAATTTATGTCGTTTATTAAAAAACTAGCTAAAAAGGGAATCTCATTTGTTTTTATCACTCACGATATGAATCTCGCACTAGAATATGCAGACCGTGCAGTAGTTCTACATGAAGGGAAAATTATTGCGGATAATACAGTGTCTAATGTATTTGGTGATCAAGAAACCTTACAAAGAGCCAACTTAAGAGAGAGTTCTTTAACCAAGCTTGTTAAATTTAGTGGGATTGTATGTCCAGAAAAATTTATGGAGCTTTATTTAGACAGTAATAGGAGGGAGGAAGGTGCATAGTACATATTTTCATCGTATGGATGGGGTAGTAAAATTGTTTTTATTTATTTTTTGTATGACGATTACTTTTTTGTTTTTTGATTTTAGGTTGTTGCTAATTTTATTTATTATTGGGTGTATTGGACTCGGAATTGCTAAAATTCCATTTCGTAAAATTTTAATTGTTTTTAGTGTCATATTTACATTTAGTTTATTAAACTCTGTCATGATTTTATTTATTACACCCACTCATGGATCTGAATTAACTGAATCATATACCTCGTTTTTACATATTGGATATGCAACAATTACATATGAAACATTATTTTATGCAGCTACACTTTCATTAAAGTATTTTACGTTATTACCATTTACACTTCTTTTTATTTACACGACAGATTCAAGTGAATTTGTAAGTAGTTTAAATAAATTTGGTATTCATTATAAGATTACATATGCAATAAATATTGCACTGCGTTATATTCCTGACATCCAGTCTGAGTATAAAATTATTAAACACGCGCAAGAAGCGAGAGGAGTGGCTTTTGAAAAAGGAGAAGCAAGTTTATGGGTTCGTATGAAGAACCGTGTTTTAATTTTCTGGCCACTAATCATTCATTCTCTAGAAAGAATAGATACGGTTTCAAATGCAATGGATTTAAGAGGATTTGGAAAGAAGGATAAACGTACATGGTTTTATACAAGTAAGGCGAAACGTGAAGATTTCATCGCTTTATTTGCCGGTGTTTTCATATTCACTGTTGCCGTATATTTAAAATTAAACGTATTTCAAAACTTTTGGTATCCATTTTAAAGCACTCTTTAAACGAGTGCTTTTACTTATTTTTATGTAGACATGCTCAAAAAAGGGATATACACATAATGTATAATACGAACCAGTTAAAATGATCAACTACCTATTAGTTTTCAAACCAAAAGGAGGAGAAAATATGAGTTACGGTGGTTCTTGTGGTTTTGGTGGAGGTTTCGCTTTATTAGTTGTGTTATTCATTCTATTAATAATTGTAGGATGCAGCTGCTGGGGCGGAGGATACTAATTTTTAATTAGTCTTCACAAATGTAAACTAAAAAACATTGAAGATACTTATGTATCGAAACAAATAAAAAAGGAGCGACTATGCTCCTTTTTTATTTGTTTTAATGCGTATTCTTACTATATTTTGGGAACGTAATCGTTAAAGTCGTTCCTTTACTAACGATACTTCGGATTTTTAAATTTCCATACATCGTCTCAATAATCTTAACAGCAACCATCGTACCTAAACCGGTGCCTTTCGTTTTTGTACTAAAATACGGTTCACCGAATCGATGTATTTGCTCCTGTGACATTCCAACTCCACTATCTTCAATTCGTATTTCAACTTTACTATTATTGATAGATGAGGAAATATTTAAGGTACCACCATTAGGCATTGCTTCAATACTGTTTTTTATTAAGTTTAAAAAACATTGTTGAAAGTGTTGTTTATTACCAACAATGGTTGCCTCAGAAAAATCCTGTGTAATATGTATCGTATTCATATTACACAATGGCAATATCATATTAATAACTCGATTTAACTCTTGTTTTACTGAAATTTGATCTAATTTTTCTGGAGAAGGTTTGGCAAACGTTAAGTAATCATCGATAATTTCTTGGGCACGATTTAACTCTTCAAGTATATGTTTAATATATTCGTCTCTTGATTCAGGAGTTAAATTTGGTGTTTTTAAAAGCTGTGTAAATCCTTTTACAACCGTTAAAGGATTCCTTACTTCGTGCGATATACTTGCAGCGAGTTGGCTAACAATCTCCATTTTTTCCATTTTAATTAATTTTGAGCGCATTAATACAGCATCTTTTATAACTTCATTTATATAAACAATAAATAACATTAAAGTAGTCGGTAATACCATGAAATAAATAATATACAAATTATTCACTTCAAAATCTGATAAAGTTAATACAATTACAGTTGTAAATATTGCTAGGAAAAAGGTTAAAAACATGGAAAAAGCTACTTTAAGCTTTCTATTATATGTATTAAATTTTGAAGATGCGAGTGCTGTAACGATGAACATTATTACGTAAACAACGACTGTTAGCATATTAAAGCCATAAAATATAAATCTTGTAATTAATAAAATTGTAAACAATATGATACCGACAGGGAATCCACCATAAAGCGTACCTATTATGACCGGAATTTGTCTTAAATCATGAATACAACTTTCATCCATATAGATAGGGTATCGCATACATAAAATAAGCGGGATACTAGAACAAAGGGTAATCAGTAATATTTTGTATTTTTTCAAATAATGCCTGCTATCATATATGAAATAAAAAACAAATATACTACATAAAATGTATAGAAGGTTATTTAATACGTTTTGGTTAATATAAACAAAGTCCATAATATTTGCCTCGTTATTCTGAATTTACTTAACATATGTATTATACATGATAACATGTGTTAGGATGTATAAACCTTGTTCATACAAGATTTATTTAGCTTTTTTTATAAAATGCAAACATTAGCTATTCAAAGATACTTTTACCAAAACTTTTTACTGCTTCTTTCTGCATGTTCGGTAAAACATGGTGGGTTATGTTGCTACTATAAGAAACGTAGGTATTCTTTTCTAAACTCATCCTTTTAATTTCTAGCCACTGAACGAGATAGTCTTTTAAAGTAAGCTTAGACGGTTCCACAAAAGTCCCTTCATTTAAATCCGTAATCTTTTTGGCCACATTTTTTACTGCTTCTTTTTTGTCTTATAACCAGAAAAACACTAAGTACTTATTTCCTCTTTTTCGAATATGTCCTTTCACTTAAAACACTCCTTCATTTTGTTTTGAATTATATTGTATAAGTCTAGTTGTAATGTTGCTACTTTGAAAATTGCATAGTTGGACATATGAGCGATGGATATATTTTACCATATATGAACAAATTCAGTTATAGGATATGATATGTAAGTTACTGCTAATTTTATATTTACAATATACTGGAAATTAAGTAATGCAAAAAATGGAAATATAAAATAATGCAAGGGGGAAAGAAAATGAAAAAGGTTTTTGTAGTGTTTTTTGTACTAGCATTCGCATTTATGTCTATCAATTCTTCAAAAGTTATGGCTTACGGAAATCATAAAGCGGATCTTTATACAAGCGGCGGATCTCAATTATTGAATTATGTTGGATCTAAACAACCTTTATATAATGATCCTGGTAACCCAAATGTAGTAGGTTATGTTGCTTATCAACCTGTTAAAGTAAAACAAGCATGGTATTTAATTAATACATTGTTAGGACAAAAATGGATAGGTTATAACCTTTAAAAAGCACTCATAATGAGTGCTTTTTTATTTATATATAAGTCTAGTTATAATTTTGGTGCTATGAAAATTAAATATTTGGACATATGAGTGATGGATATATTTTATCATATTTAGATTGTTATTAAGGAATAAAAAAAGAGCCATAGGGCCTCTTTTTTTGCTGTATTCATGGAAATAAAATTAAAAGCGTTATTTTATTATAAAAAAATAGGTGACTCAACAATTGTGCTAGCCGAGTCACCTAGTACTATCGAACCAAATAATGTACTTTTTCTATATGTAGTTATGGGGAGTTCTTAGAGGCTAGCCCAATAGACAGTTAAGGGACAAATAAAATCATTTTAGAGAGTTTTACATTTTGTTATGTTAATGCTACAACAGCAAGAGTTAAGCCCAACGTATTTAATGTATTAGAATATGGTCCTACATTAACAGTAAGAGTACTTGTTATACCTGGAGGTGTTGTGAAAATTGCGGGTGCTGATACAGAAGTGAATCCGGCTGTATATCCTAGAGAAGTACCTGAGCCAATGATAGGATTATTATTCAGATACATAGTTATACCTGCCGAATTACCTCCTGGTTGAATAATAACTTGCACTTCATAGATTGCCAAATAGGTTCTTCCACCTTCAAGTAAAACAGTTGTTGGTGGTGTGAATGAGATTGCCGTACCATTAGAATTTACCACGGTATCTAGTGGAATCGCAGAGTTTACAGAAACTATTGATGGGGTAGTTTGAACAACATTTAAACTGTTAGCCGTGGGAGATGGACAAGAACAAGGTTTGTGAATGTTAGAGTTGTTATCATTTTGGTAATTCACAAATAATCAAGCTCCTTTGCGTAAGATAATTTTTTATCTTATATAAAACGTAGCCTTTTTGTATCTAAGTTATTTTTAATAAGTTTTTAAAGATAAGTCGAATATTGTTGGTCAGTCGACTTTTGAAATTATTTGAAACTCTGGGATTTTAAAGTGCGTTTGATAAATATATATGAAAAATTTTTTAAGGACATTACTGTAAGTTAGGAAACATAATAAAAAACGGTAAAATAAGGGGAGTAAAAGGAAAAGAAAAAGAACCCTTTATATAAAGGGTTTTTCTGGTGATTTAATATATCAATTACATTCGTGGTAATATTCATCACATGAATCGTTATTATCGTTACAGTATATACAAAATGTTTTTTGAACAAATAAACTAACTACACTAGTAGAACCTTCCTGCTTTGTAAGAGTAAGACTTTGAAAATCTTCAACTTGAAATATTTTTGTTTGAACAGGTTGTAATGTAGTAGTAATTGGTACGCTAGATCTTCTTGTTAGAATAGTTACTTGAACGGGTGCACTCATACCGACAACGAATAACTGAATTAATGTTTTATTATGATTGTTTGTAAAATCCTCAAATACAGTTTGTGGAGCGGTGGTTTCAAGGAAAACTGACACAGGTATATTTCCATTTGCATTTTCTGCAGAACCAGCTATCGTATGAGTTTCAATAAAACAGTTATTTTTTTGATTGTTGGAATGTGATTGGTTTTTATAATATTTTTTACCATCTTTATAAAAGTAATCAGCCATATGAATTTAAAGCTCCCTTCTTTTGGATATCTATATAGTCTATTTAATAAAGTGAAGTAGTGCTTGTACAACATAATAAAATCCGCTCTCGTAATTATCTAAAAATGTTATTTGGAAATTAAAGAGCGCCATTCAAGGCGCTCTCGGATAAACATTAATATTGAAAAAGAATACCACATTATATTTTATGCATGTTCTTAATAAATGTGTAGTTTTTTAGCAAAATCCTTATTTGAAAACAAGAAGCCCTAGAGTTAGGGCTCTAAGGCTTCTTATTTTGGTATTCTCACATGGTTTTTCAAAAAGAATAGAACATATTGAAGATAACATGTGAATGTTTCATAAATGTATCAAAAAAGTGAACAAAATTGCTAGTGGAGAAGAAGCAGAAATGAAGTTTCTAATACGTAAGTACGTGAAAGGTATTATTTCCGGTGAATAAAATGCGCATGGGACACCTAATCATTATTTTATCGGGGGAAAAGAATATGTTATGAACTTGGTTGAATGAAAAAATGAAAATTTTACTTTTAGAGTGAAACTAAACAAAAACGCTATTTTATTAGAAAAGGAGAATGAAAATGGAGGTCCAGTTAATTCACGAACAAACATATAAAAGTCAGTATGATTTAGAAAGTGCAGTAGAAAAATTCTACGATAGTCTCCGAGAAGAATTCGGAATGGTTGAGGACGAGGATATCAAGCAATTTGACCATATAAGCAGAGTATTTGAAGCGACGGCCGTAATGGAGAATGGTTTGAAATTGAAGGTAGAAATATTCTTTGCGGATGATGCAGACGAAGATGAATCATGGGTTTGTAAAGCTTATCAAGTAGCTTAATAAAAACTTCATTTGAAAGGAAAGTGATCAGGGTGGAAGTTCAATATGATGCGCAGGGCCGAATGAAGTATCATCCTGATTACGATCCGAATCATAAGAAGCCGTATACAACGAAAGAATTAGCCTACATATGTAAGTATTATGGATTCGGAAAGGTGAAGGGA from Bacillus cereus G9842 includes the following:
- a CDS encoding LytS/YhcK type 5TM receptor domain-containing protein produces the protein MDFVYINQNVLNNLLYILCSIFVFYFIYDSRHYLKKYKILLITLCSSIPLILCMRYPIYMDESCIHDLRQIPVIIGTLYGGFPVGIILFTILLITRFIFYGFNMLTVVVYVIMFIVTALASSKFNTYNRKLKVAFSMFLTFFLAIFTTVIVLTLSDFEVNNLYIIYFMVLPTTLMLFIVYINEVIKDAVLMRSKLIKMEKMEIVSQLAASISHEVRNPLTVVKGFTQLLKTPNLTPESRDEYIKHILEELNRAQEIIDDYLTFAKPSPEKLDQISVKQELNRVINMILPLCNMNTIHITQDFSEATIVGNKQHFQQCFLNLIKNSIEAMPNGGTLNISSSINNSKVEIRIEDSGVGMSQEQIHRFGEPYFSTKTKGTGLGTMVAVKIIETMYGNLKIRSIVSKGTTLTITFPKYSKNTH